In Arthrobacter sp. Marseille-P9274, the sequence GCAGGTCATCGCCTCGCCGTACGTCGAAACCGCGCTGTCGCTGGGCCGCTCGCGCTCGCACATCCTGTGGCACACCATCGTGCCGAACGTCGTCCGGCCGCTGTTCGTGCTAGCCACGCTCGGCGTCGGGCAGGCGATCGTCTGGGCTTCCTCGCTCAGCTTCCTCGGCCTGGGCGCGCAGCCGCCGGCCGCCGAGTGGGGCGCCATGCTCGCCGACGGCCGCAACTACATCCAGCTGGCCTGGTGGATCGCGGCCTTCCCCGGCATCTTCATCACCCTCGCCGCCCTGACCACCACCGTGGTGGGTCGACACCTGCAGCAGCGTCTCGAAGCGGAGGTCTAGGACATGACTGTCACCAAGAACGACGGCGGAACTTCCGTTCCACAGCAGGGTCCGGCATCGCTGCTGGGCATCGAGGGGCTCAATGTCTCCTTCGCGACGCCGCGCGGGCGGGTGGACGTGGTCAAGGACGTCTCGCTGGCGCTGGCACCGGGCAAGGCGCTGGCGCTGGTCGGCGAATCCGGCTCCGGCAAGACGGTCACGGCGCGGACCCTCGTGGGGCTGAACGCGGCCAACGCGAAGGTCACCGCCGACCGGCTCGAGGTGCTGGGACGGGACGCGCTGGCGCTGTCCGAGCGGCAGTGGCGCGGCGTGCGTGGCAAGGAGATCGGCTACGTCCTGCAGGACGCGCTGGTCTCGCTCGACCCGCTGCGCACCGTGGGCCAGGAGATCGACGAGGCGCTGCGGGCGCACGGCGTGCGGGGCAAGGCGGAGCGCCTGGAGCGCGTGCACCAGGCGCTCCGCGACGCCGGCATCCCCGACCCGGAGCTGCGGGCTCGCCAGCGGTCCGGCGAGCTCTCCGGCGGCCTGCGCCAGCGGGCCCTGATCGCGCAGGCGACGGTGCTGAATCCGCAGCTGGTGATCGCCGACGAGCCGACCACAGCGCTGGACGCGACGGTCCAGGCCCAGATCCTGGAACTGCTCGAGGGCCTGAAGGAACAGGGCCGGGGACTGATCTTCATCTCCCACGACCTGGCCGTGGTGGGGCACTTGGCCGACGAGATCGCCGTCATGCAGGGCGGGCGGATCGTCGAGTCCGGCCGCGCCGCTGAGGTCCTAGCGAACCCGCGGCACGAGTACACGAAGGCGCTTATCGACGCGATCCCGTCCGGCGCGGCCAAGGGCACCCGGCTCTCCACCGGCCCGCGGGTCCAGGTCGCCGCCGAGCCCGACCGCGCCACCGAGTTCTCGGAAACGGCCCCCGCCCTGGAGGCCCGCGGCCTGGCCAAGTCCTACCCCGGCCCCGGCGGCACCACCCGCCGGACCGTGGTGGACGACGTGTCCTTCACCCTCGAACGCGGGAAGACCCTGGGCATCGTGGGCGAATCCGGCTCGGGCAAGTCCACCACCGCCCGGATCGCCCTAGGCCTGACCCGCCCGGACGCCGGCACCGTCACCCTCGGCGGCTTCGCCTGGTCCGGCGCCGGAGCGGACGAGGTGAGCGAAGAGCAGCGGCGCCGGCACCGCCCGGACATCCAGCTGGTCAACCAGGACCCGCTGAGCTCCTTCGACCCGCGGTTCAGCGTCGGCAGGGTCATCCTCGATGCCCTCGATGCCGGCTCGATCGGCACACCGCGCGACCGGACCACCCGCGCACTGGACCTGCTCGACCAGGTCGGCCTGCCGGCGTCGTTGTTTGACCGCCGCCCTCTTACGCTCTCCGGCGGACAGCGGCAGCGCGTCGCGATCGCGCGGGCCCTGGCCCTGCAGCCCCGGGTGCTGCTGCTGGACGAACCGGTGTCCGCCCTCGACGTGTCCATCCAGGCCCAGGTCCTCGACCTGCTCGCCGACCTGCAGGAACAGCTCGGCCTGAGCTACCTCTTCATCAGCCACGACCTCGGCGTCATCCACCACGTGAGCGACGACGTGCTGGTGATGAAGGACGGCCGCGTGGTGGAAAGCGGCACCGCGGCGGAGCTGTTCGCCAACCCGCAGACCGACTACACCCGGCAGCTGCTCGCCGCCGTGCCCGAACTCCCCGCCCGCGCCTGACCCGGCGCCGCCCCACCCCTCCAGGAGGAACCGTGACCATCACCGCAGACTCAACCGACGCCACCGCATCCACCCCTTCAGCAGCAGCCACCGCTCCGGCCACCACAGCTTCGGCCCCGAGCTACGCCGAGCTCGCGGCGAAGTACCGGCCGCTGTTCGACGAGATTGCCGCCGGCGCGGCGGAACGGGAAACCAACCGCGAGCTGCTGCACCGGCAGATCGGCGAACTGGCGGCCGCGGGCTTCGGCGCCGTCCGGGTCCCGAGCGAGTTCGGGGGCGACGGCGCCACGGCGCCGCAGTTCTTCCGCCTGCTGGTCGAGCTGGCGGCGGCGGAGTCCAACATCGCGCAGGCGCTGCGCTCGCACGTCGCGTTCGTGGAGGGTCGGCTGTACGCCAACGACGCCGAGTGGCTGCGGAAGGTGGGCGAGGGCCGGATCCTGGGCAACGCGTGGACCGAGACGGGGCCGGTCGCCGTCGGCGGTGTCGGCACCACGATCGAGCGGGACGGCGAGGACTTCCGCATCAACGGCACGAAGTACTACACCACCGGCAGCCTCTATGCGGACTGGATCCAGACGGGCGCGCGCACCGCGGAGGGCCAGGACATCATCGCGCTGGTCAAGGCGGACGCCCCGGGCGTCCGGATCGACGACGACTGGGACGGATTCGGGCAGAGGCTGACCGCGTCGGGCACCACGGTGTTCGACAATGTGCTGGTTCCCGCCTCCGACGTCCTGGTGGAAACCGACCAGGCGCCGTACACCACCGGCGTCTACCAGCTGATCCACGTGGCGACGCTGGCCGGCATCACCCGGCGGGTGGTCCGGGACGCCGCAGCCGCGGTGCGCGGACGCTCCCGCGTGTTCAGCCACGGCAACGGGGTTCCGCCGCGCGAGGACATCCAGGTCCAGCAGATCGTCGGCGAACTCTCGGCCAAGGCCTTCACCGCCGAGGCCGCCGTGGAGCGCGTTGCCAACCTGCTGCAGGAAGCCATCGGGCTGCGCGCGGCCGGGGCCGATCCGGCGGCGTTCGAAGAAGCTGTGCATCTGGTGGAGTTCGGCTCGTCCCAGGCGCAGATCGTGGTGACGGACCTGGCCCAGCGGGCCTCGACGTCGCTGTTCGACGCTTTGGGAGCGTCCGCGGCGAAGACCGAACTGCAGCTGGACCGGCACTGGCGCAACGCCCGCGTCATCTCCTCGCACAACCCCGTGGTGTACAAGTCGCGGATCGTCGGCGCTTGGGAAATCAACGGCACCGTGCCCGAGTTTGTCTGGCGCTCCGGCACCGCCGCCGGCTCCTAACCCGGACCCCGCAGGCACTCCAGCCTCCATCCACCGCCCGCAACCCCCGGCGTCGTTAAT encodes:
- a CDS encoding ABC transporter ATP-binding protein encodes the protein MTVTKNDGGTSVPQQGPASLLGIEGLNVSFATPRGRVDVVKDVSLALAPGKALALVGESGSGKTVTARTLVGLNAANAKVTADRLEVLGRDALALSERQWRGVRGKEIGYVLQDALVSLDPLRTVGQEIDEALRAHGVRGKAERLERVHQALRDAGIPDPELRARQRSGELSGGLRQRALIAQATVLNPQLVIADEPTTALDATVQAQILELLEGLKEQGRGLIFISHDLAVVGHLADEIAVMQGGRIVESGRAAEVLANPRHEYTKALIDAIPSGAAKGTRLSTGPRVQVAAEPDRATEFSETAPALEARGLAKSYPGPGGTTRRTVVDDVSFTLERGKTLGIVGESGSGKSTTARIALGLTRPDAGTVTLGGFAWSGAGADEVSEEQRRRHRPDIQLVNQDPLSSFDPRFSVGRVILDALDAGSIGTPRDRTTRALDLLDQVGLPASLFDRRPLTLSGGQRQRVAIARALALQPRVLLLDEPVSALDVSIQAQVLDLLADLQEQLGLSYLFISHDLGVIHHVSDDVLVMKDGRVVESGTAAELFANPQTDYTRQLLAAVPELPARA
- a CDS encoding acyl-CoA dehydrogenase family protein — encoded protein: MTITADSTDATASTPSAAATAPATTASAPSYAELAAKYRPLFDEIAAGAAERETNRELLHRQIGELAAAGFGAVRVPSEFGGDGATAPQFFRLLVELAAAESNIAQALRSHVAFVEGRLYANDAEWLRKVGEGRILGNAWTETGPVAVGGVGTTIERDGEDFRINGTKYYTTGSLYADWIQTGARTAEGQDIIALVKADAPGVRIDDDWDGFGQRLTASGTTVFDNVLVPASDVLVETDQAPYTTGVYQLIHVATLAGITRRVVRDAAAAVRGRSRVFSHGNGVPPREDIQVQQIVGELSAKAFTAEAAVERVANLLQEAIGLRAAGADPAAFEEAVHLVEFGSSQAQIVVTDLAQRASTSLFDALGASAAKTELQLDRHWRNARVISSHNPVVYKSRIVGAWEINGTVPEFVWRSGTAAGS